The following proteins are encoded in a genomic region of Molothrus aeneus isolate 106 chromosome 14, BPBGC_Maene_1.0, whole genome shotgun sequence:
- the LOC136562530 gene encoding G-protein coupled receptor 83-like, with protein MRQHTWFPLQYMPKPFWRAENHNTTSFFSALYGFPNQSFFHSDLNLEDLGDFDSGAKYEGESQSRTVQALLIVAYSVIICISLFGNILVCHVVIKNKRMHSATNLFIVNLAVADVMITTLNTPFTLVRFVSSTWVFGKLMCHISRFVQYCSVHVSVLTLAAIALDRHQVIMHPLKPRMSMVKGGICIIIIWVMASCFSLPHAIYQTLTKFYIGNRTIRMVCLPSFPPPADLFWKYLDLTTFVLLYVLPLLVISITYTIVAKKLWLRNAIGDLTMEQYYAHQRKKKMTLKMLMVVVVVFAVCWFPLNCYVVLISCRAIHSSNALYFAFHWFAMSSTCYNPFIYCWLNESFRAELRCLLCVCRRRSTAQGHALQPISPLFRRAKPENCPCKRSSTCQKAQTPSQRNSARTDISSVQPIVAES; from the exons atGAGACAGCACACCTGGTTCCCCTTGCAGTACATGCCCAAGCCCTTCTGGAGAGCAGAGAACCACAACACCACCAGCTTCTTCTCTGCACTGTACGGCTTCCCTAACCAGTCCTTCTTCCACAGTGACTTGAACCTGGAGGACCTGGGGGACTTTGATAGTGGAGCCAAGTACGAGGGCGAGTCCCAGAGCCGGACAGTGCAGGCGCTGCTGATCGTCGCCTACTCTGTGATCATCTGCATCTCTCTCTTTGGCAACATCCTGGTGTGCCACGTGGTCATCAAGAACAAGAGGATGCACTCTGCCACCAACCTCTTCATCGTAAACCTGGCTGTTGCTGATGTGATGATCACCACCCTGAACACCCCCTTCACACTG GTGAGGTTTGTGAGCAGCACCTGGGTTTTTGGAAAGCTGATGTGTCACATCAGCCGCTTTGTTCAGTACTGCTCTGTCCACGTGTCTGTGCTCACCCTCGCTGCCATCGCACTGGACCGGCACCAG GTGATCATGCACCCTCTCAAGCCACGCATGTCCATGGTGAAAGGAGGGAtttgcatcatcatcatctggGTTATGGCCAGCTGCTTCTCACTGCCCCACGCCATTTATCAGACTCTGACAAAGTTTTATATTGG AAACAGAACCATCCGAATGGTCTGCCTCCCCagcttccctcctcctgctgatCTTTTCTGGAAGTACTTGGACCTGACTACGTTTGTTCTCTTGTACGTTCTGCCCTTGCTTGTGATCTCCATCACATACACCATAGTGGCCAAAAAGCTCTGGCTGAGGAACGCCATCGGGGACCTCACCATGGAGCAATACTATGCCCaccagaggaagaagaagatgaCGCTGAAGATgctgatggtggtggtggttgtgTTTGCCGTGTGCTGGTTCCCCCTGAACTGCTACGTGGTGCTGATCTCCTGCAGGGCCATCCACAGCAGCAACGCTCTGTACTTTGCTTTCCACTGGTTCGCCATGAGCAGCACCTGCTACAACCCCTTCATCTACTGCTGGCTGAACGAGAGCTTCCGCGCGGAGCTGCGCTGCCTGCTGTGCGTGTGCCGCCGCAGGAGCACGGCTCAGGGCCATGCTCTGCAGCCCATCTCCCCCCTGTTCCGCCGGGCCAAGCCTGAGAACTGCCCCTGCAAAAGGAGCAGCACGTGCCAGAAGGCACAGACCCCCTCCCAGAGGAACTCTGCAAGGACGGACATTTCCAGCGTGCAGCCGATCGTGGCAGAAAGCTGA